A single window of Flagellimonas maritima DNA harbors:
- a CDS encoding DUF3526 domain-containing protein, whose amino-acid sequence MLFYNFKYELKLLLRSRWIQLLSIILLLLFGFAARNGKEKVNKRTDNIVAAHEEVKENDEMMLKLLDSVEKGLEVSASPWTIPTSPMAVGNYHPRVAAMEPQPMAFVSVGQADLFTHYVKPKVSGDDFALNFTEMTSPVQLLFGSFDLAFVIVYLLPLLIIAFSYNVLSSEKESGSLRLLAAQPIGIQNWVLQKFGLRFFWLSVLVIGALIFVCFVFGYNPFAQIKVFFGLVGIILIYMLFWFALGFLVNLWVGSSAKNAVALLGLWVIFVLLVPSVLNQLGNTLYPMPSRTLMINDMRALKAESTKKADEILDNYLRDHPEYALNDTTQFRGFYHRYMASQKLIREELAPVVNTYEEQLQKQQDWVSKFKWISPAIIVQETLNRMAGTSTRDYESYRKQVVAFANSWREHFMPFLYNNKDFSQKDYPDLPKFTYIPQIASPSMGMIIILVLSIVVYLMGIIVYSKKTKANIITT is encoded by the coding sequence ATGCTATTTTACAATTTTAAATATGAGTTAAAACTATTGCTGCGAAGCCGCTGGATACAGCTTTTGAGCATCATTTTGTTATTGCTTTTTGGTTTTGCCGCACGCAACGGTAAGGAAAAAGTGAACAAACGAACAGATAATATCGTTGCGGCCCACGAAGAAGTTAAAGAGAACGATGAAATGATGCTGAAACTATTGGATTCAGTGGAAAAAGGTTTAGAGGTAAGTGCATCGCCCTGGACCATTCCCACCAGTCCAATGGCAGTGGGCAATTACCACCCCAGGGTGGCAGCCATGGAGCCACAGCCCATGGCCTTTGTTTCTGTAGGGCAAGCGGATCTTTTTACGCACTATGTAAAACCAAAAGTATCGGGAGACGATTTTGCACTAAACTTTACTGAAATGACTAGTCCGGTTCAACTGCTCTTCGGCAGTTTTGACCTGGCATTTGTTATCGTCTACTTATTGCCATTGCTTATTATAGCCTTTTCATATAATGTACTTTCCTCCGAAAAGGAAAGTGGGTCGCTACGACTTTTGGCGGCGCAGCCTATTGGCATTCAGAATTGGGTGCTACAAAAATTTGGTCTCCGCTTTTTCTGGCTCTCCGTATTGGTCATTGGAGCGCTGATCTTCGTTTGTTTTGTATTTGGATACAATCCCTTTGCGCAGATAAAGGTGTTCTTCGGTTTGGTAGGAATCATATTGATTTATATGCTCTTTTGGTTTGCCCTAGGATTTTTGGTAAACCTTTGGGTAGGAAGTTCAGCAAAGAACGCCGTTGCACTATTGGGGCTATGGGTGATTTTCGTCCTGCTGGTACCTTCAGTGCTTAACCAGTTGGGCAATACATTATATCCTATGCCCTCGCGTACATTAATGATTAACGATATGCGTGCTTTAAAGGCAGAATCCACCAAGAAAGCAGATGAAATCTTGGATAATTACTTGCGAGACCATCCCGAATATGCACTGAATGATACTACCCAGTTTAGAGGATTCTACCATCGGTACATGGCTTCACAAAAATTAATAAGGGAAGAACTGGCCCCCGTGGTCAATACTTACGAAGAACAATTACAAAAGCAGCAAGATTGGGTGAGCAAGTTCAAATGGATTTCACCTGCCATCATTGTACAGGAAACCTTGAACCGAATGGCGGGTACTTCCACCAGAGACTATGAAAGTTATAGAAAACAAGTAGTGGCCTTTGCCAATAGTTGGAGGGAGCATTTTATGCCATTTCTTTATAATAATAAAGATTTCTCACAAAAAGATTATCCTGATTTGCCCAAGTTCACTTACATACCGCAAATTGCCTCACCCTCAATGGGAATGATAATTATACTGGTACTTTCCATTGTAGTATACCTCATGGGGATTATTGTTTATAGCAAGAAAACAAAAGCAAATATCATAACAACTTAG
- a CDS encoding ABC transporter permease encodes MIFKTFIKETKEFMREGRVRIAFAIVLLLLSIAVWISAKQYQNVNEQYARAKTTERAVWDNQGEKNPHSAAHYGTYAFKPKYPLSLVDQGVDKYAGTSIFLEAHNRNEAQFSAAADQTGLARFGDLTPDFILLFIIPLLIVLLGYNSFTKEREMGTLTLLKSQGISNWKWLIGKWTALFLPIFIITAVLFLLAGVLLSNLDDFGVLNWNALLLMFLIYIGYYMIFTNIVLIISSKTKKSGISLVASLCVWIIACLVAPKAASNIAESKHPYPTRQEFAANVLQDKKEGLDGHNPWSKESKLLQEQVLREYGVDSLHQLPFNFDGYRMQKGEEHEAEVYFKHYNHLKDQYTQQASVYKSLALISPYLPTRFLSMAIAHTDYATHWDFADAAEEYRIATQKFLNKNFAENSSYGDWSYQADADVWATLPAFEYDPPELGSILSRNTSNLGILGIWLIASFGFLFFTTKTI; translated from the coding sequence ATGATTTTTAAAACATTCATCAAAGAAACCAAGGAATTTATGCGCGAAGGCCGTGTACGCATTGCTTTTGCCATTGTTTTATTGCTGCTTTCCATTGCAGTTTGGATCAGCGCAAAACAGTATCAAAATGTAAACGAACAATATGCCAGGGCCAAAACTACCGAGCGTGCTGTTTGGGACAATCAAGGAGAAAAAAATCCACATTCAGCGGCACATTATGGAACCTATGCCTTTAAACCAAAATATCCTCTTTCCTTAGTAGATCAAGGTGTAGATAAATATGCAGGAACTTCAATTTTTCTGGAGGCGCATAATCGCAATGAGGCACAATTCAGTGCAGCCGCAGATCAGACAGGTTTGGCTCGCTTTGGTGATTTGACCCCTGATTTCATTTTGCTGTTTATCATCCCCCTACTTATTGTTCTTTTAGGATATAACAGCTTTACAAAAGAGCGGGAAATGGGAACCTTGACTCTACTAAAAAGTCAGGGAATATCTAATTGGAAATGGCTAATAGGAAAGTGGACGGCTCTTTTCCTGCCAATTTTTATTATCACGGCGGTATTGTTTTTATTGGCAGGGGTTCTTTTGAGTAACCTAGATGACTTTGGAGTGCTCAATTGGAACGCGCTGCTTTTAATGTTTTTGATATATATAGGATATTATATGATTTTCACTAACATCGTTTTGATCATTTCCTCTAAAACTAAAAAATCCGGTATTTCTTTGGTCGCCTCTTTATGTGTTTGGATCATTGCTTGTTTGGTAGCACCCAAAGCAGCCAGTAACATTGCCGAAAGCAAGCATCCGTACCCGACCAGACAGGAGTTTGCTGCCAATGTGCTTCAGGATAAAAAAGAGGGGCTGGACGGGCATAATCCATGGAGCAAGGAATCCAAACTGTTGCAAGAACAGGTTTTGAGGGAATATGGCGTAGATAGTTTGCATCAACTGCCCTTTAACTTTGATGGATATCGTATGCAAAAGGGCGAAGAACACGAGGCCGAGGTCTATTTTAAGCATTATAATCATCTTAAGGACCAATACACCCAACAAGCAAGTGTCTACAAGAGTTTAGCTTTGATTTCACCTTATTTGCCCACACGGTTTCTAAGCATGGCCATTGCTCACACCGATTATGCCACACATTGGGATTTTGCAGATGCGGCAGAGGAATACCGTATTGCGACTCAAAAGTTTTTGAATAAGAATTTTGCTGAAAATTCGTCCTACGGGGACTGGAGCTATCAAGCGGATGCTGATGTTTGGGCAACATTGCCTGCTTTTGAGTACGACCCTCCTGAACTAGGTTCCATACTTTCCCGGAATACGTCCAACCTCGGAATCTTAGGAATTTGGCTTATAGCTTCCTTCGGCTTTTTATTCTTCACCACAAAAACTATCTGA
- a CDS encoding ABC transporter ATP-binding protein: MIITTDLTKKYGDQTALDHLNLKVDEGEIYCLLGANGAGKTTTINLLLGFVAPTSGSAFINQLNVAKKPKATKRFLAYIPENLMLYPSLTAVENLDYFSGIAEKKLSKIELKEFLEDAGLQPEAFNKHISTFSKGMRQKVGIAIALAKDAKVLLLDEPTSGLDPKASNEFGQLLQKLRSKGVATLMATHDLFRAKEVATRIGIMKNGLLKQELIANDISLASLEQAYLDTMNYKEAVL; the protein is encoded by the coding sequence ATGATAATAACGACTGATCTTACAAAAAAATACGGTGATCAAACTGCACTTGATCATTTAAATCTAAAAGTCGATGAAGGCGAAATCTATTGTCTTCTCGGTGCCAACGGAGCTGGAAAAACCACTACCATCAATTTACTGCTTGGCTTTGTTGCACCCACGTCCGGGAGCGCTTTTATCAATCAGCTCAACGTAGCAAAAAAACCAAAAGCCACAAAACGTTTTCTGGCCTATATCCCTGAAAACCTAATGCTATACCCAAGCCTAACAGCTGTAGAAAATTTGGATTATTTCTCTGGAATTGCAGAAAAAAAGCTTTCAAAAATTGAATTAAAAGAATTTTTGGAAGACGCAGGCCTGCAACCGGAAGCCTTTAATAAACATATCTCTACTTTTTCCAAAGGAATGCGACAAAAAGTGGGCATAGCCATTGCTCTGGCAAAAGATGCCAAAGTATTACTGTTGGATGAGCCTACTTCAGGATTAGATCCCAAGGCCAGCAATGAATTTGGTCAACTACTTCAAAAATTACGTTCCAAAGGCGTCGCCACTCTAATGGCTACACATGATTTGTTCAGGGCCAAGGAAGTAGCGACTCGCATAGGTATTATGAAAAATGGCCTCCTGAAGCAAGAACTGATTGCCAATGATATATCCCTCGCATCATTGGAGCAGGCATATCTTGACACGATGAACTATAAAGAAGCGGTATTATGA
- a CDS encoding GTP cyclohydrolase: MKTIEKFINYRLLVLLFATFAISSCSDDDDAPEEENDEEVITNVTLIFTNDADPNDVVRATAVDPDGEGIAELAEQDEITLSADTQYTLTFEILNALDPTDVEDIGDEISDEDDEHQIFFSFTTDAFDSPGGNGNIDTASDPINYNDQDENGNPVGLSTSWTTPAASTTTGGIFTVRLQHQPDLKSATTGANDGDSDFDLDFVLNIQ, encoded by the coding sequence ATGAAAACAATTGAAAAATTTATAAATTATCGTTTACTAGTACTTCTATTCGCCACTTTCGCTATAAGTAGTTGTAGTGATGATGACGATGCACCAGAAGAAGAAAATGATGAAGAAGTGATTACTAATGTAACCCTTATTTTCACCAATGATGCTGATCCCAACGATGTGGTTCGGGCAACAGCAGTTGATCCCGACGGAGAAGGTATAGCGGAATTAGCAGAACAAGATGAAATTACGCTTTCCGCGGATACTCAATATACTTTAACTTTTGAAATTTTGAATGCATTGGACCCAACAGATGTAGAAGATATTGGTGATGAAATTTCGGATGAAGACGATGAACACCAGATTTTCTTTAGTTTCACCACCGATGCTTTCGACAGTCCAGGAGGAAATGGCAACATAGATACAGCTTCCGATCCGATCAATTACAATGACCAAGATGAGAATGGAAATCCCGTAGGTTTGTCAACTTCTTGGACTACACCGGCCGCAAGTACAACAACAGGGGGAATATTTACTGTCAGACTTCAACACCAACCTGATCTAAAATCAGCTACAACAGGAGCTAACGATGGTGATAGTGATTTTGACTTGGATTTCGTTTTAAATATTCAATAA
- a CDS encoding TonB-dependent receptor, translating into MKLRPLLFFLFISFLTIAQNKPCTYTISGKVLDAETKAAIPYVTVRVNGTEKYDLTNKDGAFYIEGLCSDTNTLTISCLGYSDSTHEHNHEHGALPHIFLTPKVVGLDEVTIQAEKNREKGTKSISQITLNKSEINSDFTQSLAAVLAEQQGVTFASTGTNVQLPVIHGLFGNRILILNNGFKHGFQNWGTDHAPEIDINSANSVTVIKGASGVRFGPEALGGAIIVESNPLLLNNPLYANVGTGYQTNGRGINANLEIGKGSKEWSYFLNGNYTKIGDRSAPDYNLTNTGKEEKAFSFGVLRHLKNWDFKIYYSFVDQNLALLRSSVASSSNAFIRIINSDEPIIINPFSYDINEPKQETQHHLAKAEINWWYSKEGKLTFRGGVQLNKRDEFDVRRNAELPIIDLDLMTYDYQLEWKHPNWNGLEGLLGIQYFGQNNDNNPGTQTTPFIPNYNTDRYSAFISESLEFEKNTLEAGLRFDFESNDVRGRETNQDIFRDNYNFTNLTASIGFVRELSENSTFRTNLGTAWRTPNVAELFSFGQEGFKTTFGLLRFTDIDGELSTDEVTPLSESQVDPERGYKFINEFQTYKNGNFHNLTVYSHYIENYIFDRPLGVFGTIRGPMPAFIFDQADALFLGADYSWKKDWTKTISGTFGFSYLWSRNIGENEPLINQPPISTSFELQWDQGKLWEFESSKFMIRPSYTFQQFQAPRRVSPESLVDGSVTITTQSEIFDFIDAPEGYFLLDLRWSFKWKNLNGSITAQNLLNTGYRDYLNEMRYFADEPGRNILFVLNYTFKANNND; encoded by the coding sequence ATGAAGCTAAGGCCTTTATTGTTTTTTCTATTTATTTCATTTTTGACTATAGCACAAAATAAACCGTGTACATACACAATCAGTGGCAAGGTGCTGGATGCTGAAACCAAAGCAGCAATACCTTATGTGACCGTGAGGGTAAATGGCACAGAAAAATATGATCTGACCAATAAAGATGGTGCGTTTTACATTGAAGGACTATGTTCTGATACAAATACGCTAACAATTTCTTGTCTAGGATATTCTGATTCAACACACGAGCATAATCATGAACATGGTGCACTGCCCCATATCTTTTTAACACCAAAAGTGGTAGGGTTGGACGAGGTAACTATTCAAGCAGAAAAAAATAGGGAAAAAGGCACAAAATCAATTTCACAGATTACTTTGAATAAATCAGAAATCAATAGTGACTTTACCCAATCTTTAGCAGCTGTACTAGCAGAGCAGCAAGGCGTCACATTTGCCTCGACGGGTACTAATGTGCAATTACCTGTAATACATGGTTTGTTTGGAAATCGGATTTTAATCTTAAATAATGGCTTCAAGCATGGTTTTCAAAATTGGGGAACAGACCATGCACCAGAAATAGATATTAATTCTGCAAATAGTGTTACCGTCATCAAAGGCGCTTCAGGGGTCCGTTTTGGACCAGAAGCACTGGGTGGTGCCATTATTGTTGAATCCAATCCGTTGCTGCTCAACAATCCATTGTATGCCAATGTAGGAACTGGTTATCAAACCAATGGTCGTGGAATTAATGCTAACCTGGAAATAGGTAAAGGCTCTAAAGAGTGGAGTTATTTTTTAAATGGAAATTATACGAAAATCGGTGACCGTAGTGCCCCCGACTACAATCTTACCAATACAGGAAAAGAAGAGAAAGCTTTTAGCTTTGGCGTTTTACGCCATCTTAAAAATTGGGACTTTAAAATATACTACAGCTTCGTAGATCAGAATCTGGCACTTTTACGTTCATCCGTAGCAAGCAGCTCTAACGCTTTTATAAGAATCATCAATTCCGATGAACCTATCATTATCAATCCCTTTTCTTATGATATTAATGAGCCCAAGCAAGAAACCCAACATCATTTGGCCAAAGCGGAAATAAACTGGTGGTATTCCAAAGAAGGTAAACTTACCTTTCGTGGAGGAGTTCAACTAAATAAAAGAGATGAATTTGATGTAAGAAGAAATGCTGAGCTGCCTATTATCGACCTTGATTTAATGACCTATGATTATCAACTGGAATGGAAACATCCCAATTGGAACGGATTGGAGGGCTTGCTAGGCATCCAATACTTTGGTCAGAACAACGATAACAATCCAGGTACCCAAACTACTCCATTCATCCCAAATTACAATACAGATCGGTATAGTGCCTTTATAAGTGAAAGCTTGGAGTTTGAAAAAAATACTTTGGAAGCAGGCCTTAGGTTCGATTTTGAATCTAATGATGTACGAGGACGCGAAACCAATCAAGATATTTTTAGGGACAATTATAATTTTACCAACCTTACGGCATCTATCGGTTTTGTAAGAGAACTGTCTGAAAACAGTACTTTTAGAACAAATTTAGGTACCGCTTGGCGTACACCCAATGTAGCGGAACTTTTCAGCTTTGGACAAGAGGGCTTCAAGACTACCTTTGGACTACTTCGGTTTACCGATATCGATGGCGAACTTAGTACAGATGAAGTAACGCCTTTAAGTGAGAGTCAGGTCGACCCAGAAAGAGGATATAAGTTCATCAATGAATTTCAGACATACAAAAATGGCAATTTCCACAACCTGACCGTTTACTCACACTATATTGAGAACTACATTTTTGATAGACCTTTAGGTGTGTTTGGAACGATTAGAGGTCCTATGCCCGCATTTATTTTTGATCAAGCAGATGCATTGTTTCTTGGAGCTGATTACAGTTGGAAAAAAGATTGGACCAAAACCATCTCGGGAACTTTTGGATTCAGTTATCTATGGTCAAGAAATATAGGTGAAAACGAACCCTTGATAAACCAACCCCCTATTTCAACAAGTTTTGAATTACAATGGGACCAAGGAAAACTTTGGGAGTTTGAATCTTCAAAGTTTATGATTAGGCCAAGTTATACCTTTCAACAATTTCAAGCACCTCGAAGGGTTTCTCCAGAAAGTTTGGTCGATGGTTCTGTTACCATTACCACACAATCAGAAATCTTTGATTTTATAGATGCGCCTGAAGGTTATTTTCTGCTTGACCTTAGGTGGAGTTTTAAATGGAAAAATCTTAACGGAAGTATTACCGCCCAAAACCTTTTGAATACTGGTTATCGCGATTATCTCAATGAAATGCGATATTTCGCTGATGAACCTGGCAGAAATATTCTCTTTGTGTTGAATTATACCTTTAAAGCAAATAATAATGATTAA
- a CDS encoding DUF6787 family protein, which produces MEKLKKRWGIESNFQIVVIFIVFAITGSCAAKLAAPLTDLIGLQKGNVSNWIYWPVRILLIFPIYQVLLVFFGWLFGQFRFFWDFEKKMLKRMGLGFLIS; this is translated from the coding sequence ATGGAAAAATTAAAAAAACGCTGGGGCATTGAGTCCAACTTTCAAATAGTCGTCATTTTCATTGTCTTTGCCATAACAGGAAGTTGTGCAGCAAAATTGGCCGCTCCCTTAACTGATTTAATAGGGTTACAAAAAGGAAACGTTTCCAATTGGATTTACTGGCCCGTTAGAATCCTTTTGATTTTCCCAATTTACCAAGTTCTACTGGTTTTTTTTGGATGGCTTTTTGGCCAATTTCGATTTTTCTGGGATTTTGAAAAAAAGATGCTCAAACGCATGGGCTTGGGTTTCTTAATCTCTTAA
- a CDS encoding DUF6146 family protein, translating into MKRKELRKIIIFLLIPIIVVSCSTHKEAIKVSEDEQAYFDMEEGEAVEIKDEESEYEIIILEPGFNAWLLSVAQPEGYYSQNFLENRNDILVINWNQRVMQPQLFDPNLYIFQIDYDPNIDYGYEVNYKLYNYFIYFQRKYNQRLGPFFPRI; encoded by the coding sequence ATGAAAAGAAAAGAATTACGCAAAATCATTATTTTTCTATTGATTCCGATAATAGTGGTATCATGTTCTACACATAAAGAGGCCATTAAAGTTTCAGAAGATGAACAAGCGTACTTTGATATGGAAGAAGGTGAGGCCGTGGAAATCAAGGATGAGGAATCTGAATATGAAATTATTATTTTGGAACCAGGTTTCAATGCTTGGCTGTTAAGTGTTGCACAGCCAGAAGGTTATTATTCCCAGAACTTTCTTGAGAATAGAAACGATATTTTGGTCATTAATTGGAACCAAAGAGTAATGCAACCACAACTGTTCGATCCAAATTTATATATATTTCAAATCGACTATGATCCCAATATTGATTACGGATACGAAGTAAATTATAAGCTTTACAATTATTTTATTTATTTTCAGAGAAAATACAATCAGCGGTTGGGACCTTTCTTTCCTAGAATTTAA
- a CDS encoding DUF937 domain-containing protein, whose amino-acid sequence MSGLMDLLTSPTGRQLINGVSNQTGQSENKTAEVLSMAMPLIMGAMKKNANTTNGAQGLMSALSSKHDGSILDNLGGLFGGGVDDSVINDGAGILGHVFGNKQPQVENALSNKSGIDSGSVSQILKIAAPILLGYLGRQTRQQKISSPEGLNGLLGGLMGGNTAANKQQSLIESFLDSDGDGSIMDDLAGMVLNGGNKKSSGLGGVLGGLFGK is encoded by the coding sequence ATGTCAGGATTAATGGATTTATTAACTAGCCCAACGGGCAGACAATTAATTAACGGAGTTTCCAATCAAACGGGACAATCAGAAAATAAAACTGCAGAAGTTTTGAGCATGGCCATGCCCTTGATCATGGGAGCCATGAAAAAGAATGCAAATACTACCAATGGAGCACAAGGTTTGATGAGTGCTTTATCATCAAAGCATGATGGCAGCATTCTAGACAATTTGGGAGGTTTGTTTGGTGGAGGTGTCGATGATAGTGTCATAAATGACGGGGCAGGGATCTTGGGCCACGTTTTTGGCAATAAACAACCACAGGTGGAAAATGCGCTGAGCAATAAATCAGGAATTGATTCTGGTTCAGTTTCACAAATATTGAAAATTGCCGCTCCAATTTTATTGGGTTATTTGGGCAGACAGACAAGACAACAAAAAATAAGCAGTCCTGAGGGACTAAATGGGCTTTTAGGCGGATTGATGGGCGGTAATACTGCAGCTAACAAACAGCAGTCACTAATAGAAAGTTTTTTGGATTCCGATGGAGATGGCAGTATAATGGATGATTTGGCGGGAATGGTTCTAAATGGCGGAAATAAAAAAAGTAGTGGCCTCGGCGGTGTGCTCGGAGGACTTTTCGGCAAATAA
- a CDS encoding D-2-hydroxyacid dehydrogenase: MKILANDGIAQSGIDLLEKKGFEVIMTKVAKEQLANFINEHKITVLLVRSATEARKSLIDACPTLKLIGRGGVGMDNIDVDYARSKGIHVINTPAASSESVAELVFAHLLSGVRFLYDSNRNMPLDGDSKFKQLKKSYSGGSELKGKTLGIIGFGRIGHATAKIALGLGMKVLFNDHHTTEHTLELSFYDGQTVKFTLKNCEFETLLKTSDFITVHVPSQKKYVLGKTEFDKMKTGVGIINASRGGVLDEVALIDALDNEKVAFAGLDVFESEPSPEIRILMHPKISLTPHTGASTEEAQERISLELAHQIIDLLK; this comes from the coding sequence ATGAAAATACTGGCCAATGATGGCATCGCTCAATCCGGAATCGATTTACTTGAAAAAAAAGGTTTTGAGGTCATTATGACCAAAGTTGCAAAAGAACAACTTGCCAACTTTATCAACGAACATAAAATTACAGTATTATTAGTGCGAAGTGCGACCGAGGCTAGAAAATCCTTAATAGACGCTTGTCCCACTCTTAAGTTGATTGGCCGAGGTGGTGTAGGCATGGACAATATTGATGTGGATTATGCAAGATCAAAAGGCATCCATGTAATCAACACACCTGCTGCTTCCTCGGAATCGGTTGCGGAACTGGTCTTTGCCCATTTATTGAGTGGAGTGCGTTTTTTGTATGATTCCAACAGAAACATGCCTTTGGACGGTGACAGTAAATTTAAGCAATTAAAGAAAAGCTACAGTGGAGGCTCAGAGCTCAAAGGAAAAACATTGGGAATCATAGGCTTTGGAAGAATTGGTCACGCTACAGCTAAAATAGCCCTGGGTTTGGGAATGAAAGTTCTTTTTAACGACCATCATACCACAGAACACACCTTGGAACTCTCTTTCTATGATGGACAAACCGTGAAGTTCACCCTAAAAAACTGTGAATTTGAGACGTTGCTCAAAACTTCCGACTTTATAACAGTTCATGTGCCATCACAAAAGAAATATGTATTGGGCAAAACGGAATTCGATAAAATGAAAACAGGTGTGGGAATAATTAATGCCTCTCGCGGCGGTGTATTGGATGAAGTGGCTTTAATTGACGCTTTAGATAATGAAAAAGTGGCTTTTGCAGGGTTGGATGTCTTCGAGTCTGAACCCAGTCCCGAGATTAGAATATTAATGCATCCAAAAATATCCTTGACACCTCATACGGGAGCTTCAACTGAAGAAGCCCAAGAACGTATCAGCTTGGAGCTTGCCCATCAAATAATAGATTTATTAAAGTAG
- the serC gene encoding 3-phosphoserine/phosphohydroxythreonine transaminase, with translation MKKHNFSAGPCILPQEVMLKASEAVMELDGIGLSLIEISHRSKEFVAIMEKARSLALELLDLEGKGYQALFLQGGASMQFLMAAYNLLNKKAGYVNTGTWSLKAIKEAKLFGEIVEVASSQDQNFNYIPKGYSIPSDLDYLHLTSNNTIFGTQIKKFPKTDVPLVCDMSSDIFSRQMDFSKFDLIYAGAQKNMGPAGTTLVVVKEDILGKVSKKIPSMMDYGVHIGKDSMFNTPPVFAVYVSMLTMQWLKDLGGIAAIEEINERKANLIYSEIELNPVFSGFAAKEDRSIMNATFNITDDSLKNIFEEKCKEAGINGINGHRSVGGYRASMYNALPLDSVGVLVDIMSELEKKG, from the coding sequence ATGAAAAAGCACAATTTTAGCGCAGGGCCTTGTATTTTGCCACAAGAGGTTATGCTGAAAGCTTCCGAGGCAGTTATGGAACTGGATGGAATAGGTCTTTCTTTGATAGAGATATCCCATAGAAGCAAGGAGTTTGTGGCAATTATGGAGAAAGCACGTTCTTTGGCCCTGGAACTTTTGGATTTAGAAGGAAAAGGTTATCAGGCGTTGTTCCTTCAAGGGGGTGCCAGTATGCAATTCCTTATGGCCGCTTATAACTTATTGAACAAGAAAGCAGGATATGTAAATACGGGAACCTGGAGTTTAAAAGCTATCAAAGAAGCCAAATTGTTCGGTGAAATAGTCGAAGTAGCTTCTTCACAGGACCAAAATTTCAATTACATTCCAAAGGGCTACTCGATTCCCTCAGATTTGGACTACCTCCATCTTACATCCAACAACACTATTTTCGGAACCCAGATAAAGAAATTTCCAAAAACCGATGTTCCTTTAGTTTGTGACATGAGTTCTGATATCTTCTCGCGTCAAATGGATTTTTCAAAATTCGATTTGATATATGCAGGTGCTCAAAAGAATATGGGCCCTGCAGGAACTACACTTGTTGTCGTTAAAGAAGATATTCTTGGGAAAGTTTCAAAAAAAATACCTTCCATGATGGATTACGGAGTACACATTGGTAAGGACAGCATGTTCAACACGCCACCCGTTTTTGCTGTTTATGTTTCCATGTTGACCATGCAGTGGCTAAAAGACCTTGGTGGTATTGCGGCAATCGAGGAAATCAATGAAAGGAAAGCCAATCTCATTTATTCTGAAATCGAACTCAACCCTGTTTTCTCAGGCTTTGCCGCCAAGGAAGACCGTTCTATCATGAATGCAACTTTTAATATTACAGATGACTCCCTAAAAAATATTTTTGAGGAAAAATGCAAAGAAGCAGGAATCAATGGAATCAACGGGCATCGTTCCGTAGGCGGTTACCGTGCATCCATGTATAATGCCCTACCCCTTGATAGCGTAGGGGTGTTGGTGGATATTATGAGTGAACTTGAGAAGAAAGGGTGA